From one Melioribacteraceae bacterium genomic stretch:
- a CDS encoding TonB family protein: MFKSYHLNGKKSAEISYSDGIYDGTSYWFYENGNLKETKTFSNGKLNGWYRAYYESGLLKEEKYIKEGVTDGIHKLYFGNGALKSVLSYENGILVKRIDFEYDPYYQAPIEDYRAGNQQQIVQKKSDEFLCDVKICPAPLGGMESIYEKLIYPPDAIAYGLEGEVRLLATITKDGNVSETKVLRGIGLGCDEAAENAVKKTRFLPGQNESGPTTSNLTLTIKFKLVDGEPIVKTKPTPTYATERISEPEIGPNVSPAATKISEEPKTEIVEKDVTSKVDPTPQSATLKSSSRNSFECTDVDVCAKPKGGISSILNNFRIPKRVRDNNIKGEVVVLCVVDDKGKVRKTTVLQDLPEGASIAVEVAILDTKFEPGIKNGKPVRSSVTVTVPVDY; encoded by the coding sequence GTGTTCAAATCCTATCATCTAAATGGAAAGAAAAGTGCTGAGATTTCATATTCCGATGGAATATACGACGGAACATCTTATTGGTTTTATGAAAATGGGAATTTGAAAGAGACTAAGACTTTTAGCAATGGAAAGCTTAATGGTTGGTATCGTGCATATTATGAATCCGGTTTGCTTAAAGAAGAAAAATACATTAAAGAGGGAGTTACCGACGGAATTCATAAACTATATTTTGGAAATGGCGCGCTTAAATCAGTACTTAGTTATGAAAATGGAATTCTAGTTAAGCGAATAGATTTCGAGTATGATCCATATTACCAAGCTCCAATCGAAGATTATCGAGCCGGGAATCAACAACAGATTGTTCAGAAAAAATCTGATGAATTTTTATGTGATGTTAAAATATGTCCGGCACCTTTGGGTGGAATGGAATCAATTTACGAAAAACTGATTTATCCACCGGATGCAATAGCCTATGGTTTAGAAGGTGAGGTGAGACTTCTAGCGACTATCACTAAAGATGGTAATGTAAGTGAAACAAAAGTTTTACGCGGAATTGGTTTAGGATGTGACGAAGCTGCTGAGAATGCGGTTAAGAAGACTAGATTTTTACCCGGACAAAATGAAAGCGGTCCAACCACATCTAATCTGACTTTAACAATTAAATTTAAGCTGGTAGATGGCGAACCGATTGTTAAAACAAAACCAACTCCAACCTATGCTACAGAAAGAATTTCTGAACCGGAAATTGGACCGAATGTAAGTCCGGCAGCTACAAAAATTTCAGAAGAACCTAAAACTGAGATTGTTGAAAAAGATGTAACTTCAAAAGTTGATCCGACTCCACAATCAGCCACTTTAAAATCTTCATCAAGAAATAGTTTTGAATGTACGGACGTTGATGTTTGTGCTAAACCAAAAGGAGGAATTTCTTCAATTCTTAATAATTTTAGAATTCCAAAACGTGTAAGGGATAATAATATCAAGGGTGAAGTTGTTGTCCTCTGTGTTGTCGATGATAAAGGTAAAGTTAGAAAAACAACAGTACTGCAAGACCTTCCCGAAGGTGCCAGCATTGCGGTTGAAGTAGCTATACTTGATACAAAGTTTGAACCTGGGATTAAAAATGGCAAACCGGTACGATCATCAGTAACTGTAACCGTACCGGTCGATTATTAA
- a CDS encoding peptidase has protein sequence MRYLITLFIMIIIFTGCSNKQEEEKVMLENKIAQYAVTNVNYDESLLDERQKIVLQKLYEAAKIMDDLFLEQVYSKNHEIKKKLETSSDELDKLRLQYFTINFGPFDRLDENKPFIEGHTKPDGANYYPEDITKEEFEQWIKDNPNDEKAFRSEFTVIRRNGNGLVAVPYSEFYKTKLEQASKLLLEAAEYADNETLKNYLTKRAAAFGTNDYYESDMAWMDLKDHAIEVIIGPYEVYEDELFNYKAAFECFLTIVDPAETEKLKIFANYLKEMEDNLPIPNEHKNFDRGSDSPIVVAQEVFSGGDTKAGVQTLAFNLPNDERVRKAKGSKKVMLKNIHEAKFDKLLYPIAEKVMDPEQLQYVTFDGFFNHTLMHEMSHGVGPGFIKVDGRDTEVKIELKETYSKLEECKADILGMYNNILMIEKGVYPKEFENQLWSTFLAGIFRSVRFGVDAAHGGANAIIFNYLLEHGAYEYNESTNTVKVNFEKVYGVLQALGTKVLMIQATGDYDGAKKILADYAVDSPTMQKLKSKLTDLPVDIWPIFEIETNQ, from the coding sequence ATGCGTTATCTTATAACTCTTTTCATAATGATCATCATATTTACCGGATGCAGTAATAAACAAGAGGAAGAAAAAGTTATGTTGGAAAATAAAATTGCTCAATATGCTGTGACAAATGTCAATTATGATGAGTCACTTTTAGATGAACGACAGAAAATAGTTTTACAAAAATTATACGAAGCTGCAAAAATAATGGATGATCTTTTCTTGGAACAAGTCTATTCAAAAAATCATGAAATAAAAAAGAAACTAGAAACATCTTCCGATGAGCTAGATAAACTTAGATTACAATATTTTACAATTAACTTCGGACCATTTGACAGACTTGACGAAAACAAACCATTTATTGAAGGTCACACAAAACCGGACGGAGCAAATTATTATCCGGAAGATATCACCAAGGAAGAATTTGAGCAATGGATAAAAGATAATCCAAATGATGAAAAAGCTTTTCGTTCTGAGTTTACGGTAATTAGAAGAAACGGAAACGGTCTGGTTGCAGTCCCCTATTCTGAGTTTTATAAAACTAAATTAGAACAAGCATCAAAACTTTTACTTGAAGCTGCAGAATACGCGGATAATGAAACTCTAAAAAATTATTTAACAAAACGAGCAGCTGCTTTTGGAACTAATGATTATTACGAAAGCGATATGGCTTGGATGGATTTAAAAGATCATGCGATAGAAGTAATAATTGGTCCTTACGAAGTTTATGAAGATGAACTATTTAATTATAAAGCTGCGTTTGAATGCTTCTTGACAATAGTCGATCCGGCAGAAACTGAAAAGCTTAAGATCTTCGCTAATTACTTAAAAGAAATGGAAGACAATCTTCCGATTCCAAATGAACATAAAAATTTTGATCGCGGTTCTGATTCTCCAATCGTTGTCGCCCAAGAAGTTTTCAGCGGTGGTGATACAAAAGCCGGAGTTCAAACTTTAGCATTCAATTTACCAAATGATGAACGCGTAAGAAAGGCTAAAGGTTCGAAAAAAGTAATGCTCAAAAATATTCATGAAGCAAAATTCGATAAACTTCTCTATCCGATCGCCGAGAAAGTAATGGATCCGGAACAATTGCAATATGTTACTTTCGACGGATTTTTTAATCATACATTAATGCATGAAATGTCACACGGTGTTGGTCCCGGTTTCATAAAAGTTGATGGAAGAGATACCGAAGTAAAAATTGAATTGAAGGAAACTTATTCAAAATTGGAAGAATGCAAAGCGGATATTCTTGGAATGTACAACAATATCTTAATGATTGAGAAAGGAGTTTATCCAAAAGAATTCGAGAATCAACTTTGGTCAACATTTTTAGCCGGGATATTCAGATCTGTAAGATTCGGTGTAGATGCAGCGCACGGCGGTGCAAATGCGATTATTTTCAATTACTTATTGGAACATGGGGCTTACGAATACAACGAATCAACAAACACTGTAAAGGTAAACTTTGAAAAAGTCTATGGCGTTCTTCAAGCGCTTGGGACTAAAGTCTTAATGATACAAGCAACCGGTGATTATGACGGGGCAAAAAAAATATTAGCAGATTATGCTGTTGATTCACCAACAATGCAAAAATTAAAATCAAAATTAACTGATTTACCGGTTGATATTTGGCCGATTTTTGAAATTGAGACGAATCAATAA
- a CDS encoding M20/M25/M40 family metallo-hydrolase has protein sequence MYSRILIYLLIIFSILTSTSCAQTTPSKLLLEEHSKIADKIIATSLTDMVGYDWLAELCETIGPRLSGSEKSMQAIYWAKEKFEKMNLDSVWLQPVMVPKWDRGTIESAVITKSEKYNNRKLEIASLGGSVPTPENGITAEVIEIHTFSELAEKADQVKGKIVFFNRPYKNSLVNTFAAYGNAVDQRGSGPSEAAKYGAVAAIVRSVTSKYDNVPHVGTLGYVDSLAKIPAAAIGLIDADFLSEAIKEDPNLQINIKMDCDNYGMVDSYNVIAEIKGTEFPDEIIVVGGHWDSWDKGCGAHDDGGPCIQTMEVLDLFKRLEIKPKRTIRCVLFINEENGIKGALAYADSSHNANEIHLAAIESDRGVFTPRGFTTDADSITLQNLQEWLPILNKATIDWIRPGGTGVDISRIKNVKAKFGYYPDPQRYFDVHHSDNDTFDQVHPREMQLGTAAITILTFLLSEVGL, from the coding sequence GTGTATTCCAGAATTCTTATCTATTTATTAATTATTTTTTCCATTCTAACTAGTACTTCTTGTGCCCAAACAACTCCATCAAAATTATTACTTGAAGAGCATTCCAAAATTGCGGATAAAATTATTGCAACTTCACTAACGGATATGGTTGGATATGATTGGCTTGCGGAACTTTGCGAAACAATCGGTCCGAGATTAAGTGGATCCGAAAAATCAATGCAGGCAATTTACTGGGCTAAGGAAAAATTTGAAAAGATGAATTTGGATTCAGTTTGGTTACAGCCAGTGATGGTTCCGAAATGGGATAGAGGTACAATTGAATCAGCGGTAATTACGAAATCAGAAAAATATAATAATAGAAAATTGGAAATTGCTTCACTCGGCGGAAGTGTTCCAACTCCGGAGAATGGAATAACTGCGGAAGTTATAGAAATTCACACATTTTCTGAACTTGCCGAAAAAGCTGATCAAGTAAAAGGTAAAATAGTTTTCTTCAATCGTCCATATAAGAATTCGTTAGTAAATACTTTCGCGGCTTATGGTAATGCAGTTGATCAAAGAGGAAGCGGACCAAGTGAAGCAGCCAAATATGGTGCAGTGGCTGCAATTGTTCGTTCCGTAACTTCTAAATATGATAATGTTCCTCACGTTGGAACTTTGGGCTATGTAGATTCACTAGCAAAAATTCCGGCGGCAGCGATTGGACTAATAGATGCAGATTTTCTAAGTGAAGCAATAAAAGAAGATCCCAATCTTCAAATCAACATTAAAATGGATTGCGATAACTATGGGATGGTTGATTCTTATAATGTAATTGCTGAAATAAAAGGCACAGAATTTCCCGATGAGATTATTGTTGTCGGTGGACATTGGGATAGCTGGGATAAGGGGTGCGGAGCACACGACGACGGTGGTCCATGTATTCAAACAATGGAAGTTTTGGATCTTTTCAAGCGTCTTGAGATAAAACCTAAGCGAACTATACGATGCGTTTTATTTATAAATGAAGAGAACGGTATAAAAGGAGCTTTAGCTTATGCCGATTCTTCACATAATGCAAATGAAATTCATCTAGCTGCAATCGAATCGGATCGTGGTGTTTTCACTCCACGCGGATTTACAACCGATGCTGATTCAATCACTCTGCAAAACTTACAAGAATGGCTACCGATACTAAACAAGGCAACTATAGATTGGATTAGACCGGGCGGAACCGGAGTCGATATTTCAAGAATCAAAAATGTGAAAGCAAAATTCGGTTACTATCCCGATCCTCAAAGATATTTTGATGTTCATCATTCAGATAATGATACATTTGATCAAGTTCATCCGCGTGAAATGCAGCTTGGAACTGCGGCTATTACAATTCTGACTTTTTTGTTAAGTGAAGTAGGCTTATAA